The following coding sequences lie in one Lelliottia jeotgali genomic window:
- a CDS encoding transposase: MPCQCPHYGRWPQHDFTALKKLRPEPVTSRIQPGSDVIVCAEMDEQWGYVGAKSRQRWLFYAYDRMRRTVVAHVFGERTLATLERLLELLSVFDVVVWMTDGWPLYESRLKGKLHVISKRYTQRIERHNLNLRQHLARLGRKSLSFSKSVELHDKVIGHYLNIKHYQ; the protein is encoded by the coding sequence GTGCCGTGCCAGTGCCCGCATTATGGGCGTTGGCCTCAACACGATTTTACGGCACTTAAAAAACTCAGGCCGGAGCCGGTAACATCGCGCATACAACCGGGCAGTGACGTCATTGTCTGCGCGGAAATGGACGAACAGTGGGGCTACGTCGGGGCTAAATCACGTCAGCGCTGGTTATTTTACGCCTATGACAGGATGCGCAGGACGGTGGTGGCACACGTCTTTGGTGAGCGTACTCTGGCCACACTGGAGCGTCTTCTGGAGCTGCTGTCGGTCTTTGATGTGGTGGTATGGATGACGGATGGCTGGCCGCTTTATGAATCACGCCTGAAGGGAAAGCTGCACGTTATCAGCAAGCGTTACACTCAGCGCATTGAGCGACATAACCTGAATCTGAGACAACATCTGGCAAGGCTGGGACGGAAGTCACTGTCGTTCTCAAAATCGGTGGAGCTGCATGACAAGGTCATCGGGCATTATCTGAACATAAAACACTATCAGTAA
- a CDS encoding Transglycosylase associated protein — MGILSWIIFGLIAGILAKWIMPGKDGGGFFVTVILGIVGAVVGGWISTLLGFGKVDGFNIGSFAVAVIGALVVLFAYRKIKS; from the coding sequence ATGGGAATTTTATCCTGGATTATCTTTGGGCTTATTGCGGGGATTCTGGCGAAGTGGATCATGCCAGGCAAAGATGGCGGCGGATTCTTCGTCACAGTAATTCTTGGGATCGTGGGCGCCGTAGTCGGTGGCTGGATCAGCACCTTGCTCGGTTTTGGTAAAGTCGATGGTTTCAACATCGGCAGCTTTGCTGTTGCGGTGATTGGTGCGCTGGTAGTTCTGTTTGCCTACAGAAAAATCAAAAGCTAA
- a CDS encoding diguanylate cyclase with GAF sensor, translating to MSDIILARVSETLATEQSLESLVRQLLEMLEIVTDMESTYLTKVDINARLQHILYARNSKQMQIPEGLSVPWGDTLCKRAIDSNCFFSNEVAEHWADCDAAKALGITTYVSIPIHLADGSLYGTLCAASTQKQTLSDRGEQVLQLFAGLIAQYIQKESLVMQLREANAALIAHSYTDALTGLPNRRAIFDNLTTLFSLARHLKRNAIIAYIDLDDFKLINDRFGHETGDQFLVEVGKRLIDGQTEDDIVGRLGGDEFLVACLSKGDTDADNAQINILRTQISASIAGEYWLGNVHLVYPGASLGVVAVDPDGMDADSALRTADTAMYLDKKGKRKTRFLREE from the coding sequence ATGTCGGATATTATTCTTGCCCGTGTTTCAGAAACCCTCGCCACTGAACAATCTCTTGAAAGCCTGGTGCGTCAGCTCCTGGAGATGCTGGAGATTGTTACCGATATGGAATCGACCTATCTGACGAAAGTCGATATTAACGCGCGTTTGCAGCACATTCTTTATGCCCGTAACAGCAAACAGATGCAGATCCCCGAAGGGCTGAGCGTGCCCTGGGGCGACACCCTGTGCAAACGCGCCATCGACAGCAACTGCTTTTTCAGCAACGAAGTGGCGGAACACTGGGCGGATTGCGACGCGGCCAAAGCGCTCGGCATCACCACCTATGTCAGCATTCCCATTCATCTGGCTGATGGCTCGCTGTATGGAACGCTCTGCGCGGCCAGTACGCAAAAGCAGACGTTGAGCGACCGGGGGGAGCAGGTTCTGCAACTTTTCGCCGGTCTCATTGCTCAGTACATTCAGAAAGAGTCGCTGGTGATGCAACTGCGCGAAGCAAATGCGGCACTGATCGCACATTCCTATACCGATGCGCTGACCGGTTTACCCAACCGTCGTGCGATTTTTGATAACCTCACCACCCTCTTCTCGCTGGCGCGGCATCTCAAGCGCAATGCCATCATTGCCTACATCGATCTGGATGATTTCAAACTCATCAACGATCGCTTTGGTCACGAGACGGGCGATCAGTTTTTAGTTGAGGTGGGTAAGCGTTTGATCGACGGTCAAACCGAAGACGACATTGTTGGCAGACTTGGGGGCGATGAATTTTTGGTTGCCTGTCTTAGCAAGGGCGATACCGACGCCGACAATGCGCAAATTAATATTCTCAGAACCCAGATCAGCGCTTCGATTGCCGGTGAGTATTGGCTGGGAAATGTGCATCTTGTCTACCCAGGCGCCAGCTTAGGCGTGGTCGCGGTCGATCCAGACGGAATGGATGCAGACAGCGCACTGCGCACGGCGGATACGGCGATGTATCTGGATAAAAAAGGGAAACGCAAAACGCGCTTTCTCCGCGAAGAGTAA